A section of the Mycolicibacterium anyangense genome encodes:
- a CDS encoding glutamine synthetase family protein — MTPAGGARRSGLLTQVDLEALVAAGEIDTVIVAFADMQGRLTGKRVAARLFVEEVAAHGAECCNYLLAVDVDMNTVDGYAMSSWESGYGDMVMTPDFSTLRLLPWLPGTALVMADLSFVDGGPVPAAPRSILRAQLDRLAQRGLEAFVGTELEFMVFDNTFREAWAAGYRGLTKSTDYNVDYAIHASTRMEPLLRDIRLGMDGAGMYCEGVKGECNFGQQEIAFRYDSALVTCDNHTIYKNGAKEIADQHGKSLTFMAKFDEREGNSCHIHISLRGTDGSPVFADADEPLGMSPMFRSFIAGQLATLRELTLFYAPNINSYKRFVEGSFAPTAIAWGLDNRTCALRVVGHGHSMRMECRAPGGDVNQYLAVAALVAGGLHGIDQGLELPDAFAGNAYTSGAEKLPTTLAEAAALFESSAVAREAFGDEVVEHYLNNARVELAAFNSAVTDWERVRGFERL, encoded by the coding sequence GTGACGCCTGCTGGTGGTGCCCGTCGGTCCGGGCTGCTGACTCAGGTCGACCTGGAGGCCCTGGTGGCCGCCGGGGAGATCGACACCGTGATTGTCGCCTTCGCCGACATGCAGGGCCGGCTGACCGGCAAGCGGGTCGCAGCCCGGCTGTTCGTCGAGGAGGTCGCCGCGCACGGCGCCGAGTGCTGCAACTATCTGTTGGCCGTCGATGTCGACATGAACACCGTCGACGGTTACGCCATGTCGAGCTGGGAGTCCGGCTATGGCGACATGGTGATGACCCCGGACTTCTCGACGCTGCGGTTGCTGCCCTGGCTGCCCGGCACCGCTCTGGTGATGGCCGACCTGTCGTTCGTCGACGGCGGCCCGGTGCCCGCGGCGCCGCGCAGCATCCTGCGCGCCCAGCTCGACCGGCTGGCCCAGCGTGGCCTGGAGGCCTTCGTCGGCACCGAGCTGGAATTCATGGTGTTCGACAACACCTTCCGTGAGGCGTGGGCGGCAGGCTACCGCGGCCTGACGAAATCCACCGACTACAACGTCGACTACGCCATCCACGCCTCGACCAGGATGGAGCCACTGCTGCGCGACATCCGGCTGGGTATGGACGGCGCGGGGATGTACTGCGAAGGCGTCAAGGGCGAGTGCAACTTCGGCCAGCAGGAGATCGCGTTCCGCTACGACAGTGCCCTGGTCACCTGTGACAACCACACCATCTACAAGAACGGCGCCAAGGAGATCGCCGACCAGCACGGCAAGAGCCTGACGTTCATGGCGAAATTCGATGAGCGCGAAGGCAACAGCTGTCACATCCACATCTCGCTGCGCGGCACCGACGGTAGCCCGGTGTTCGCCGACGCCGACGAGCCGCTCGGCATGTCACCGATGTTCCGCAGCTTCATCGCCGGACAGCTGGCCACGCTGCGCGAGCTGACCCTGTTCTACGCGCCGAACATCAACTCCTACAAGCGATTTGTCGAAGGCAGCTTTGCGCCCACCGCGATCGCGTGGGGGCTGGACAACCGCACCTGCGCGCTGCGGGTGGTGGGCCACGGACACTCGATGCGGATGGAATGCCGCGCCCCCGGCGGGGACGTCAACCAGTATCTGGCCGTGGCCGCCCTGGTGGCCGGTGGTCTGCACGGTATCGACCAGGGTCTGGAGCTCCCGGACGCGTTCGCCGGCAACGCCTACACCAGTGGCGCCGAGAAGCTTCCGACCACGCTGGCCGAGGCGGCCGCACTCTTCGAATCCTCCGCGGTGGCGCGGGAGGCGTTCGGCGACGAGGTCGTCGAGCACTACCTCAACAATGCCCGCGTGGAACTGGCGGCGTTCAACTCCGCGGTGACCGACTGGGAGAGGGTACGTGGTTTTGAACGCCTCTGA
- a CDS encoding sulfurtransferase — protein MADLISVAELAALRRHGDADVVVADASVDLPSPRFDGDHQAHSGRPLWAQTHIPGSIHLDLVAELHDRTADYHFAVPEPAELAARLARRGIGRNTTVVAYDRGDMLWAARLWWTLRWIGIDVRVLDGGLPAWLSQYPVASRSGPQREPADPWTPERALDVWADQAEVAAIAAGRAPGTLVCGLAAEAFAGTVASRYRRRGHIPGSVNVPARAHVGPDGLLLPAEALRRAYAGISSYPVVLYCGGGISASLNALALTVAGIADIRIYDGSLEQWAADPDTALTVA, from the coding sequence ATGGCCGACCTGATCTCGGTGGCAGAGCTGGCGGCGCTACGCCGGCACGGGGACGCGGACGTGGTGGTGGCAGACGCCTCGGTGGACCTGCCGAGTCCACGTTTCGACGGCGACCACCAGGCACATTCCGGACGCCCGCTGTGGGCCCAGACCCACATTCCCGGCTCGATCCACCTGGACCTGGTCGCCGAACTCCACGACCGCACCGCCGACTACCACTTCGCCGTACCCGAGCCGGCCGAGCTGGCCGCCCGGCTGGCCCGGCGGGGCATCGGCCGGAACACCACGGTGGTGGCCTACGACCGCGGCGACATGCTGTGGGCCGCCCGGTTGTGGTGGACCCTGCGCTGGATCGGCATCGACGTGCGGGTGCTCGACGGCGGCCTGCCGGCCTGGCTGTCGCAGTATCCGGTGGCATCCCGCAGCGGGCCACAGCGTGAGCCGGCCGACCCGTGGACCCCGGAGCGGGCCCTCGACGTCTGGGCCGATCAGGCGGAGGTCGCCGCGATCGCGGCGGGCCGCGCACCGGGGACCCTGGTGTGCGGGCTGGCCGCCGAGGCGTTCGCGGGTACGGTCGCGTCCCGCTACCGACGGCGCGGCCACATTCCCGGAAGTGTCAACGTCCCGGCGCGGGCCCATGTCGGCCCGGACGGGCTGTTGCTGCCCGCCGAGGCGCTGCGCAGGGCCTATGCGGGAATCTCGTCGTACCCGGTGGTCCTCTACTGCGGTGGCGGTATCTCGGCGAGCCTCAATGCGCTGGCCCTGACGGTGGCCGGCATCGCCGACATCCGCATCTACGACGGGTCGCTCGAGCAGTGGGCCGCTGATCCCGACACCGCCCTGACGGTGGCCTAG
- a CDS encoding amino acid permease — translation MPEGHEILDEDERHLASLGYSQELHRSWSSFSNFAISFSIISILAGCFTSFGLGWNNGGPAAIAWGWPILSVFILFIGLCMSELVSAYPTSGGIYWWAAKLGGPKAGYYTGWLNLVGLIAILASVAYGSATFLDLTLGTFSESWLAGYSLTRTFIIFLVILVIVAVINIFSSHLLAVINNISVWWHVIGAAAVIVILWAIPAQHASFSTVFATTVNNTGFFGGSTSGIGFLIFVLPMSAILTQYTITGYDASAHLSEETKSAADGAAKGIWRSIFYSAIGGWILLLTFLFAVQDVDGVTKGGGAVATIFAQAMDSKWVAIVLFISTAGQLFCTTACQTSASRMLFAFSRDRAVPGHQLWSKVNANKVPANAVMITAGIAAILTLPALVEVDINGAPVPIAFFAVVSIGVVGLYLCFAVPIYFRWKAGDSFPLGKWNLRGHHKWMAPLALVEIIVTSIIAMFPTSISGAPWDASFEWKFVNYTPLVVGGVLILLWIYWHASVKKWFTGPIKQVDVTGEELEGVS, via the coding sequence GTGCCAGAGGGCCACGAAATACTCGACGAGGACGAACGACACCTCGCGAGCCTCGGTTACTCCCAGGAACTACATCGGTCCTGGTCCAGTTTTTCCAACTTCGCCATCTCGTTCTCGATCATCTCGATCCTGGCGGGTTGCTTCACCTCGTTCGGCCTCGGCTGGAACAACGGCGGTCCGGCCGCCATCGCCTGGGGCTGGCCCATCCTGTCGGTCTTCATCCTGTTCATCGGGTTGTGTATGTCCGAGCTGGTGTCGGCGTACCCGACGTCCGGCGGAATCTATTGGTGGGCAGCCAAACTCGGCGGCCCCAAGGCCGGGTACTACACCGGCTGGCTCAATCTGGTTGGCCTGATCGCCATCCTGGCGTCGGTGGCCTACGGCTCTGCGACGTTCCTGGACCTGACACTGGGCACGTTCAGCGAGAGCTGGCTGGCCGGCTACAGCCTGACCCGCACCTTCATCATCTTCCTGGTGATCCTGGTGATCGTCGCGGTCATCAACATCTTCTCCAGCCACCTGCTGGCGGTCATCAACAACATCTCGGTGTGGTGGCACGTCATCGGCGCTGCCGCCGTGATCGTCATCCTGTGGGCCATCCCTGCGCAGCACGCCAGCTTCTCGACGGTGTTCGCCACCACGGTCAACAACACCGGGTTCTTCGGCGGCTCGACCTCCGGGATCGGGTTCCTGATCTTCGTGCTGCCGATGTCGGCGATCCTGACCCAGTACACGATCACCGGGTACGACGCCTCGGCGCACCTCTCCGAGGAGACCAAGAGCGCCGCCGACGGCGCTGCCAAGGGTATCTGGCGCTCGATCTTCTACTCGGCGATCGGCGGCTGGATCCTGCTGCTGACCTTCCTGTTCGCCGTCCAGGACGTCGATGGCGTCACCAAGGGTGGCGGCGCGGTGGCCACCATCTTCGCCCAGGCGATGGACTCCAAGTGGGTGGCGATCGTGCTCTTCATCTCGACGGCCGGTCAGCTGTTCTGCACCACCGCCTGCCAGACCAGCGCCTCGCGCATGCTGTTCGCCTTCAGCCGCGACCGCGCGGTGCCCGGCCATCAGCTGTGGTCGAAGGTCAACGCCAACAAGGTGCCGGCCAACGCGGTGATGATCACCGCCGGCATCGCCGCCATCCTGACGCTGCCCGCCCTGGTCGAGGTCGACATCAACGGCGCTCCGGTGCCGATCGCCTTCTTCGCGGTGGTCTCGATCGGCGTGGTCGGTCTGTACCTGTGCTTCGCCGTCCCGATCTATTTCCGCTGGAAGGCCGGCGATTCGTTCCCGCTGGGCAAGTGGAACCTGCGCGGTCACCACAAGTGGATGGCCCCGCTGGCGCTGGTCGAGATCATCGTCACCTCGATCATCGCCATGTTCCCGACGTCCATCAGCGGTGCGCCGTGGGATGCCAGCTTCGAATGGAAGTTCGTCAACTACACCCCGCTGGTGGTGGGCGGTGTGCTGATCCTGTTGTGGATCTACTGGCACGCTTCGGTCAAGAAGTGGTTCACTGGCCCGATCAAGCAGGTGGATGTCACCGGTGAAGAACTGGAGGGGGTTTCCTAG
- a CDS encoding gamma-glutamyl-gamma-aminobutyrate hydrolase family protein: MTGLRPVIGLTTYLQQAKSGIWDKRAAFLPGIYLEGVTLAGGIPALLPPQPVDADIADRILDRIDGLIVTGGRDVDPSSYGHDPHPTTDEPDCGRDVWEFALIGAALRRRLPVLGICRGAQVLNVALGGTLHQHLPDIVGHARHQQGNAVFGTSSIRAVAGSRLAGLIGADTTAQCYHHQAIDRLGDGLVVSARDTDGVIEAVEMPGDDFVLAVQWHPEETLDDLRVFAGLVDAARAYTTERVDL; the protein is encoded by the coding sequence GTGACCGGGCTACGTCCGGTGATCGGCCTGACCACCTATCTGCAACAGGCGAAGTCGGGTATCTGGGACAAGCGGGCCGCCTTCCTGCCGGGCATCTACCTCGAGGGGGTGACGCTGGCCGGCGGCATCCCCGCACTGCTGCCGCCGCAACCGGTGGACGCCGACATCGCCGACCGCATCCTCGACAGGATCGACGGCCTGATCGTCACCGGCGGTAGGGACGTCGACCCGTCGTCCTACGGGCACGATCCGCACCCGACCACCGACGAGCCGGATTGCGGCCGCGATGTCTGGGAGTTCGCCCTGATCGGCGCCGCGCTGCGCAGGCGCCTGCCGGTGCTCGGCATCTGCCGCGGCGCGCAGGTACTCAACGTCGCCTTGGGCGGCACGCTGCATCAGCACCTGCCCGATATCGTCGGGCACGCCCGTCATCAGCAGGGCAACGCCGTGTTCGGTACGTCCTCGATCCGCGCCGTGGCCGGCAGCAGGCTGGCCGGACTGATCGGCGCGGACACGACTGCGCAGTGCTACCACCACCAGGCCATCGACCGCCTTGGGGACGGACTGGTGGTCAGCGCCCGAGACACCGACGGCGTGATCGAAGCCGTCGAGATGCCCGGCGACGACTTCGTGCTCGCCGTGCAGTGGCATCCCGAGGAAACCCTGGACGACCTGCGGGTGTTCGCCGGACTGGTGGACGCCGCGCGGGCATACACGACGGAGAGAGTTGACCTGTGA